The genomic stretch CATACGAGGATAGCGTCAAAAAACTTGTGTTTCTGCTTGCCAAGAGCGACCATCTCCTTGAAGGCAGGCCGGTTGGCGGAGCGGGCGCTTTCCGCTTCGTCCACAAACTCCTTGTAAACCTCCCAGCCTCTTTCCAACGCATACTTGCGCAGGGCTTTCAGTTGGGCGGCTATGGATAAGTCCTTCTCCGCCTGCTTTTCCGAGGAAACACGGGCATACAAAACGACCCTCATACGATCACCCCATTTTTGAAATCGAGCTTTAGCTGGCAGTCAGGAAGCCACAACAACACAAGGATCATCCCGCTCCTGAGGGGGACGCACTCGGCGTTATAGGCCCACTTAGCCGATGATCGGACGACCGAGGCGGGTATCTCATCCTGAAGCGGTCTCCCCGACGCCCACGCCTCAAAGACGGGATTGCCTTCCTCAATCCCCGTCCCTGGGGCAATATATTTGGGGAAGCGGTGGGACTTGACGAAGTATTTGACCTTGAGCGGATAGCGTTTGTCATCCTCAACGGGTAAGGGCTTGGGCGGCATCCTGAACGGAAAGGGCAACTGGCCGGGCGGAGTATGGGCTTGCACAATGGTTTTGGGTTTCTGATTCTCCGATGGTTCTATCATGACGATCCCACAGGGGCCCGGGTGAGTATAGGCATACCGTATGGCCGTTGCCTCCAGGGAAGCTACATAGCGGGATCGCAACTGCTCGATGGCGGAGATGCTGGTCTCCAAGCTCAGGGCATCTTCAACGAACATCTCTCTGGGCATGAGAAATTCTGATCCGCACCCGAAAGCTTCCCGCTCAATGCGGTTCCGCACCATGGGGTCAAGATTTTTTTCGCTGCACAGGTAGTCATACTCATTATGCCAGGGAATAACTGCATGGCCGCACTCGTGGAAGATGCTCAAGCGCTTCCGCTCAAGTAGGGTGTCTCCATGCACCCAGATGCGGGACTTTCCATTGGTCTTTCGCTGAAGCCAGGCGCAGGCGGTCTTGATGATGTCAAGAAGTCCCTGACTTTGAGGGATGCTGTTAAGCGAAAACTCTTTAAGCTCCAAATTCAAATAATCCAACACCGTCTTTTCACAGATCGGCGGCTCCTTGAGTCCGCATTCCCGGAGAATCTTTCGGGCGTAAAGAGCGGGATCTTTGCCCAGGTAGTTGTCGAAGGTGAACTTCATCGCTTTCCCCTCTCCTTCTTTTCTTCCTGCTCCTCAAGGAAGCGGACAAAGTTTTCCAACTGCCTCCTCCCGCTAGCGGACAGCTTCTCATAGCCCCTGAAGATGTATTGAGCGGTAGGGTCCGAGTGGACAATATCGTTGGGCGTAAGCTTGTCGGTCTTGTCCACCAGATAGTCCACCGTAATCCCTAGCGCCTTCGCCAGCCGCTTCAGGGCCTCCGACTTCAATTCCTTTACCTGTCCGCTCTCAATCCGGGAGATGGTGGCCTGGGTGATTCCAGAGGCTTCCGCCAATTGCTTCTGGTTCATCCCCAGCTTTTGTCTCGTTTGTCTAACTTTCTCTCCAAGGGTCATGGCCATCGCCTCCTTTCATCGTTACAATCATAATATACATTAGTGTAAGTAATTTGTCAAGTTTTTTCTGAAAGATCGGACAGGGCTGTCTGTCCTACACGACTTTTTGAGAGAAAAGACTTGATTTTATAGTTGCATTGCTGTATAATATATATGTAAAAATGTAATGACGGGGGGACGCCAAATTTTTTGGCCCCGCCGATTGCATCCAAGAAATAAATAAATACGGAGGTGTAATAAATGTCGAAACGAAAGCTCTTAGTGAAGGTGGCTAAGCAGTATCACAACCGGGTCAGGGAGTGCCGGTTGAGGGCAATGGTAGCCAAGCAGGAGGACTTAGCCAAGATGACAGGGATCAGCCGGAGCACCATCAACGCCCTGGAAAACAACCGGCTGTTTCTCTCCTCTCCCTACGCCCTGCTTATTTCCGAGGCCCTTGGGTGCAAACTGGATGACCTTTACGGCAAGCGCAATGCGAAGCGAAGCCTTCCGGCAAGAGAGGAGCCCCAAGGAGCCTGAGGATGTCAAAGACGCAGAACGCCCGATCTCCGCAGGAGACCGCCCAGGCTGGACTTAAGATATTGGCCCGCATCATCGCTAGAGAAGCGATCAATTACCGACTGGCGAAGA from bacterium encodes the following:
- a CDS encoding ImmA/IrrE family metallo-endopeptidase, coding for MKFTFDNYLGKDPALYARKILRECGLKEPPICEKTVLDYLNLELKEFSLNSIPQSQGLLDIIKTACAWLQRKTNGKSRIWVHGDTLLERKRLSIFHECGHAVIPWHNEYDYLCSEKNLDPMVRNRIEREAFGCGSEFLMPREMFVEDALSLETSISAIEQLRSRYVASLEATAIRYAYTHPGPCGIVMIEPSENQKPKTIVQAHTPPGQLPFPFRMPPKPLPVEDDKRYPLKVKYFVKSHRFPKYIAPGTGIEEGNPVFEAWASGRPLQDEIPASVVRSSAKWAYNAECVPLRSGMILVLLWLPDCQLKLDFKNGVIV
- a CDS encoding helix-turn-helix transcriptional regulator; the protein is MTLGEKVRQTRQKLGMNQKQLAEASGITQATISRIESGQVKELKSEALKRLAKALGITVDYLVDKTDKLTPNDIVHSDPTAQYIFRGYEKLSASGRRQLENFVRFLEEQEEKKERGKR
- a CDS encoding helix-turn-helix transcriptional regulator, translated to MSKRKLLVKVAKQYHNRVRECRLRAMVAKQEDLAKMTGISRSTINALENNRLFLSSPYALLISEALGCKLDDLYGKRNAKRSLPAREEPQGA